From a single Streptomyces sp. 1331.2 genomic region:
- a CDS encoding nuclear transport factor 2 family protein codes for MNVEQAREFYELIDTDDIDGLIGRFAPEAAYHRPGYDPLVGRERLRRFYAEERVIKEGRHTLERVVEADGLTAVHGSFRGTLHDGRRAAHRFAEFFESTPEGLIARRDTFFFTSLV; via the coding sequence ATGAACGTCGAACAGGCCCGCGAGTTCTACGAGTTGATCGACACCGACGACATCGACGGCCTGATCGGGCGGTTCGCCCCCGAGGCCGCCTACCACCGGCCGGGCTACGACCCGCTGGTCGGCCGGGAGCGGCTGCGCCGCTTCTACGCCGAGGAGCGGGTGATCAAGGAGGGCCGGCACACCCTGGAGCGGGTGGTCGAGGCCGACGGACTGACCGCCGTGCACGGCAGCTTCCGCGGCACCCTGCACGACGGCCGCCGGGCGGCTCACCGCTTCGCCGAGTTCTTCGAGTCGACGCCGGAAGGACTGATCGCCCGCCGCGACACCTTCTTCTTCACCTCGCTGGTCTGA
- a CDS encoding branched-chain amino acid aminotransferase — protein MTSAAQRKPIAIDPARVITDPGYGEAFTDHLFSIDWSPELGWHNAELKPLDNLSLHPATLGLHYGQVIFEGLKAHRRVDGTVAAFRPEDHARRFQRSARRLAMPELPEEVFTDAIEQLIERDGGMLSEDPTHCLYLRPIMFATDVTLMLRPSNTYRFLLMAFVAAGFFGDDIESVSAWVSHDYVRAFPGGTGNVKVAGNYAGSFAAQRQAQEAGCPQVLWLDAVERRWIEEMGGMNVFFVRGEGPSAEVVTPLLTGTLLPGVTRDTVLALAERLGHTPREERISLAQWKDEVERGVITEVFACGTAAVVTPVKSFHDGGEEWVVGDGTPGPVTRALHGALVDLHHGLSEQPPAWDAHR, from the coding sequence GTGACCTCCGCTGCGCAGCGCAAGCCCATCGCGATCGACCCCGCCCGCGTCATCACCGACCCCGGCTACGGCGAGGCCTTCACCGACCACCTCTTCAGCATCGACTGGTCGCCCGAACTGGGCTGGCACAATGCCGAGTTGAAGCCGCTCGACAACCTCTCCCTGCACCCCGCCACGCTCGGCCTGCACTACGGCCAGGTCATCTTCGAGGGCCTGAAGGCCCACCGCCGGGTGGACGGCACCGTCGCCGCCTTCCGCCCCGAGGACCACGCCCGCCGCTTCCAGCGTTCCGCCCGCCGGCTGGCCATGCCCGAACTGCCCGAGGAGGTCTTCACCGACGCCATCGAGCAGCTGATCGAGCGCGACGGCGGGATGCTCTCGGAGGACCCGACGCACTGCCTCTACCTGCGTCCGATCATGTTCGCCACCGACGTCACGCTGATGCTTCGGCCCTCGAACACCTACCGCTTCCTGCTGATGGCCTTCGTGGCCGCCGGGTTCTTCGGCGACGACATCGAGTCGGTGTCCGCGTGGGTCAGCCACGACTACGTCCGGGCGTTCCCCGGCGGCACCGGCAACGTCAAGGTGGCCGGCAACTACGCCGGCTCCTTCGCGGCCCAGCGCCAGGCCCAGGAGGCCGGCTGCCCGCAGGTGCTGTGGCTGGACGCGGTCGAGCGCCGGTGGATCGAGGAGATGGGCGGCATGAACGTCTTCTTCGTCCGCGGCGAGGGTCCGTCCGCCGAGGTGGTCACCCCGCTGCTCACCGGCACCCTGCTGCCGGGCGTCACCCGGGACACCGTCCTCGCCCTGGCCGAGCGCCTGGGCCACACCCCGCGCGAGGAGCGGATCTCGCTGGCGCAGTGGAAGGACGAGGTCGAACGGGGCGTCATCACCGAGGTGTTCGCCTGCGGCACGGCCGCGGTGGTCACCCCGGTCAAGTCGTTCCACGACGGCGGCGAGGAGTGGGTGGTCGGCGACGGCACGCCCGGCCCGGTCACCCGCGCCCTGCACGGCGCCCTGGTGGACCTGCACCACGGCCTGAGCGAGCAGCCGCCGGCCTGGGACGCCCACCGCTGA
- a CDS encoding cytochrome P450: MQTTKTAKTTPAPTLMDGFRPEWTQDPYGLYRILRERGPVYWDDMMRAWVVLDHADISKLGRDERLSGARVGDFHASLPPAAQAEMEPLAHTLSDMMLFNEPPRHTRLRGLIKPGLTPRFIRSMRPVIQDLADSLLDRVMEQGRFDVVADYSEPLARGMIASLAGVPDDAAHLLEDWQSLLHELFSQSTREFGRLEGLRTAFDLVAERRRAGVATDRFSEMIAGQIAKEDFTDDEVYANFLLLIDAGQATTTHLIANAVLALIRNPDQAERLRRDPELSANAAHEFLRYDSSVQFTTRIATEPIEVGGVRIEENQSVILVLGAGNRDPLRYEDPDTLDVGRRANDQLSFGHGIHYCLGAALSLAEIDIAISTLLRRTEDLRLVNPEVDWLDSINFRFLRNLPVEFRQSGAGAGA; the protein is encoded by the coding sequence ATGCAGACCACGAAGACCGCGAAGACCACCCCCGCCCCCACGCTGATGGACGGCTTCCGTCCCGAGTGGACCCAGGACCCGTACGGCCTCTACCGGATCCTCCGCGAGCGCGGCCCGGTCTACTGGGACGACATGATGCGCGCCTGGGTGGTGCTCGACCACGCCGACATCAGCAAGCTGGGCCGCGACGAGCGGCTGTCCGGCGCCCGCGTGGGCGACTTCCACGCCTCGCTGCCGCCCGCCGCCCAAGCCGAGATGGAGCCGCTGGCGCACACCCTCTCGGACATGATGCTGTTCAACGAGCCGCCCAGGCACACCCGGCTGCGCGGCCTGATCAAGCCCGGGCTCACCCCGCGCTTCATCCGCTCCATGCGGCCCGTCATCCAGGACCTCGCCGACTCCCTGCTCGACCGCGTGATGGAGCAGGGCCGCTTCGACGTCGTCGCCGACTACTCCGAGCCGCTGGCCCGCGGCATGATCGCCTCGCTGGCCGGCGTCCCGGACGACGCGGCGCACCTGCTGGAGGACTGGCAGAGCCTGCTGCACGAGCTGTTCAGCCAGTCCACCCGCGAGTTCGGCCGGCTGGAGGGCCTGCGCACCGCCTTCGACCTGGTCGCCGAGCGCCGCCGGGCCGGCGTCGCCACCGACCGCTTCAGCGAGATGATCGCCGGTCAGATCGCCAAGGAGGACTTCACCGACGACGAGGTGTACGCCAACTTCCTGCTCCTGATCGACGCCGGACAGGCCACCACCACCCACCTGATCGCCAACGCCGTCCTCGCCCTGATCCGCAACCCCGACCAGGCGGAGCGGCTGCGCCGCGACCCGGAGCTGTCCGCCAACGCCGCGCACGAGTTCCTGCGCTACGACAGCTCGGTGCAGTTCACCACCCGGATCGCCACCGAGCCGATCGAGGTGGGCGGCGTGCGGATCGAGGAGAACCAGTCGGTCATCCTGGTCCTGGGCGCCGGCAACCGCGACCCGCTGCGCTACGAGGACCCGGACACCCTGGACGTCGGCCGCCGGGCCAACGACCAGCTCTCCTTCGGGCACGGCATCCACTACTGCCTGGGTGCGGCGCTTTCCCTCGCCGAGATCGACATCGCGATCTCCACGCTGCTGCGCCGCACCGAGGACCTGCGGCTGGTGAACCCCGAGGTGGACTGGCTCGACAGCATCAACTTCCGCTTCCTGCGCAACCTCCCGGTGGAGTTCCGGCAAAGCGGGGCCGGGGCCGGGGCCTGA
- a CDS encoding AfsR/SARP family transcriptional regulator, with translation MIQPIRFRLLGPMAAHRDEEGLVVGSPLQQAMMAALLLRDGRAASAGELIEAVWGPTAPASASAMLRTYAWRWRKALERDRSAPVVLTSVGDGYRTVLPAENVDAVRVESLAAAALAATRKAEDHPRARQLLDEALDLWYGEPLAGIPGPLAEQHRARLEDLRISLLEEKCGLDLELGVPGRAVPVLRELNADHPLRERPYVLLMRGLYQSGRQADALAVFERVRRLLAAELGIDPGPELRAMHQRILRNDPSLLPAAPPEPEPSVTARTATGTAPAVPVPAQLPADIADFTGREDELAALHTALGKAVQDTAGHTVLPIAAISGMGGVGKTTVALRVAHRLRAGFPDGQLYADLRGDQPKPAQPGVLLVSFLTALGVAPGAVPETLEDRSRLFRSLLDGRRVLILLDNARDAAQVRPLLPGSARCAVLVTSRTRLFGLATAVQVDLDVFSVDEATGMLAQAAGDDRIDADPAAAGELIRYCGRLPLAIRIVASRLASRPSWSVARLADRLAAEQHRMSELQIGDLAVASAFEWGYRQLTPEQATAFRVVAAVSRPDIGVPVAAVVLGVEQRRAEDLLEALVDAGMVSETHAGRYRYHELLRVFASQLTEPDDAVDSATALSRQLDFLLATATAAFQQVVPGDPIGSALRTPALAGLRFDTPRAAARWVGEEFDTAIAAMQAATAPDGSAQDLRTAADLLIALCPFDADPRYERLAVAAAAVSAAATGRADRHSLGRAEFIRGNLAVQATRLGEATEHCRRAAEACREVGDRVILQQVLNDLGLLAQFQHRFEEAVRLCEEAHELAVALGHHTGRTVTLLNAAMARVRGGAPAEGARVCRELLPALRAEEDLPGVSYALFVLGLAAHQCESYQEAAATFRECLELCRSAGLALREAQARYRLADTLRRLGRGAEAVTGARQAVAECEALTADRDRAHALVVLARALADRGRIAEAREHLTEAEALFDRLELPDGELVRALLADLDAAGAAESAAG, from the coding sequence ATGATCCAGCCCATCCGCTTCCGCCTGCTCGGACCGATGGCGGCGCACCGGGACGAGGAGGGCCTGGTCGTCGGCTCGCCGCTGCAACAGGCCATGATGGCCGCTCTGCTGCTGCGCGACGGCCGCGCCGCCAGCGCGGGCGAGCTGATCGAGGCCGTCTGGGGGCCCACCGCACCCGCCAGCGCCTCGGCCATGCTGCGCACCTACGCCTGGCGCTGGCGCAAGGCGCTCGAACGCGACCGCAGCGCACCGGTCGTCCTCACCTCGGTGGGCGACGGCTACCGGACGGTGCTGCCCGCCGAGAACGTGGACGCCGTCCGGGTCGAGTCGCTGGCCGCCGCCGCGCTCGCCGCGACCAGGAAGGCCGAGGACCACCCGCGGGCCCGGCAGCTGCTCGACGAGGCCCTGGACCTCTGGTACGGCGAACCGCTGGCCGGCATCCCCGGCCCGCTCGCCGAGCAGCACCGCGCTCGCCTGGAGGACCTGCGGATCAGCCTGCTGGAGGAGAAGTGCGGCCTGGACCTGGAGCTGGGCGTGCCGGGCCGCGCCGTCCCGGTGCTGCGCGAGCTGAACGCCGACCACCCGCTGCGCGAACGCCCGTACGTGCTGCTGATGCGCGGGCTCTACCAGAGCGGACGGCAGGCCGACGCGCTGGCCGTGTTCGAACGGGTCCGCCGGCTGCTTGCGGCCGAACTCGGCATCGACCCGGGCCCGGAGCTGCGGGCGATGCACCAGCGGATCCTGCGCAACGACCCCTCGCTGCTGCCCGCCGCCCCGCCCGAACCGGAGCCCTCGGTCACCGCCCGGACTGCCACCGGAACCGCCCCGGCCGTCCCGGTCCCGGCCCAACTGCCCGCCGATATCGCCGACTTCACCGGCCGCGAGGACGAACTGGCGGCGCTGCACACGGCGCTCGGCAAGGCCGTCCAGGACACCGCCGGCCACACCGTGCTGCCGATCGCGGCGATCTCCGGCATGGGCGGGGTCGGCAAGACCACCGTCGCCCTGCGCGTCGCGCACCGGTTGCGCGCCGGGTTCCCGGACGGCCAGCTCTACGCCGACCTGCGCGGCGACCAGCCCAAACCGGCCCAGCCCGGCGTGCTCCTGGTCAGCTTCCTCACCGCCCTGGGCGTCGCCCCCGGCGCCGTGCCCGAGACCCTGGAGGACCGCTCCCGGCTGTTCCGCTCCCTGCTCGACGGGCGGCGGGTGCTGATCCTGCTGGACAACGCCCGGGACGCGGCCCAGGTCAGACCCCTGCTGCCCGGCTCGGCCCGCTGCGCCGTCCTGGTCACCAGCCGGACCAGACTCTTCGGGCTCGCCACCGCCGTCCAGGTCGACCTCGACGTGTTCAGCGTGGACGAGGCCACCGGCATGCTGGCGCAGGCCGCCGGCGACGACCGGATCGACGCCGACCCGGCGGCCGCCGGCGAACTGATCCGCTACTGCGGCCGCCTCCCGCTGGCCATCCGGATCGTCGCCTCCCGGCTCGCCTCCCGCCCGTCCTGGTCGGTGGCCCGGCTCGCCGACCGGCTGGCCGCCGAACAGCACCGGATGTCCGAACTGCAGATCGGCGACCTCGCGGTGGCCAGCGCCTTCGAATGGGGCTACCGGCAGCTGACCCCGGAGCAGGCGACCGCGTTCCGGGTGGTCGCCGCAGTGAGCCGGCCGGACATCGGGGTGCCGGTCGCGGCCGTCGTCCTGGGCGTGGAGCAGCGCCGGGCCGAGGACCTGCTGGAGGCCCTGGTCGACGCCGGCATGGTCAGCGAGACCCACGCCGGCCGCTACCGCTACCACGAGCTGCTGCGGGTGTTCGCATCCCAACTCACCGAGCCGGACGACGCGGTGGACTCCGCGACGGCGCTCAGCCGGCAGCTGGACTTCCTGCTCGCCACCGCGACCGCCGCCTTCCAGCAGGTCGTCCCCGGCGACCCGATCGGCTCCGCGCTGCGCACCCCGGCGCTGGCCGGGCTGCGCTTCGACACCCCGCGCGCGGCCGCCCGCTGGGTGGGCGAGGAGTTCGACACGGCGATCGCCGCGATGCAGGCCGCGACGGCGCCCGACGGCTCGGCGCAGGACCTGCGGACCGCCGCCGACCTGCTGATCGCGCTCTGCCCCTTCGACGCCGACCCGCGCTACGAGCGGCTGGCGGTGGCCGCCGCGGCGGTCTCCGCCGCCGCCACCGGGCGGGCCGACCGGCACTCGCTGGGCCGGGCCGAGTTCATCCGGGGCAACCTCGCCGTCCAGGCGACCCGGCTGGGCGAGGCCACCGAGCACTGCCGCCGGGCGGCCGAGGCCTGCCGGGAGGTCGGCGACCGGGTGATCCTCCAGCAGGTGCTCAACGACCTCGGCCTCCTCGCCCAGTTCCAGCACCGCTTCGAGGAGGCGGTACGGCTGTGCGAGGAGGCCCACGAACTGGCCGTCGCGCTGGGCCACCACACCGGGCGGACCGTCACCCTGCTCAACGCGGCGATGGCCCGGGTGCGCGGCGGCGCGCCCGCCGAGGGGGCGCGGGTCTGCCGGGAGCTGCTGCCCGCCCTGCGCGCCGAGGAGGACCTGCCGGGGGTCTCGTACGCGCTGTTCGTGCTGGGCCTCGCCGCCCACCAGTGCGAGTCCTACCAGGAGGCGGCGGCCACTTTCCGGGAGTGCCTGGAGCTCTGCCGCTCCGCGGGCCTCGCGCTGCGCGAGGCCCAGGCCCGCTACCGGCTGGCGGACACCCTGCGCCGGCTGGGCCGCGGCGCCGAGGCGGTGACGGGGGCGCGGCAGGCGGTGGCGGAGTGCGAGGCGCTGACCGCCGACCGGGACCGGGCGCACGCGCTGGTGGTGCTGGCGCGGGCGCTGGCCGACCGCGGCCGGATCGCGGAGGCGCGGGAGCACCTGACCGAGGCCGAGGCGCTGTTCGACCGGCTGGAGCTGCCCGACGGCGAGCTGGTCCGCGCCCTGCTGGCCGACCTGGACGCGGCGGGGGCCGCGGAGTCGGCGGCCGGGTAG
- a CDS encoding MarR family winged helix-turn-helix transcriptional regulator, translating to MPDATDHRTATSDLEAVLASLAYLLTRSQEHERQTARAGITAARSDVYLLRALAETQGASRVGDLAARLLVKSSHVTRQIDRLQSQQLVERTPDAADRRARQVELTAEGRALLGRLKQANITGLTAALDGIPESDVAATVSVLRHLVERYVHGVRATALAEDDADPTREDPPGA from the coding sequence ATGCCGGACGCCACCGATCATCGGACCGCCACCTCCGACCTGGAGGCCGTGCTGGCCTCGCTGGCCTACCTGCTCACCCGCTCCCAGGAGCACGAACGGCAGACCGCCCGGGCCGGCATCACGGCGGCCCGCTCGGACGTCTACCTGCTGCGCGCACTCGCCGAGACGCAGGGCGCCAGCCGGGTCGGCGACCTGGCCGCCCGGCTGCTGGTCAAGTCCTCGCACGTCACCCGGCAGATCGACCGGCTGCAGAGCCAGCAGCTGGTGGAGCGCACCCCGGACGCCGCGGACCGGCGAGCCCGCCAGGTCGAGCTGACCGCCGAGGGGCGCGCGCTGCTCGGACGCCTGAAACAGGCCAACATCACCGGCCTCACCGCCGCCCTGGACGGCATCCCGGAGTCGGACGTCGCCGCCACGGTCTCCGTCCTGCGCCACCTGGTGGAGCGCTACGTCCACGGGGTCCGCGCGACGGCCCTCGCCGAGGACGACGCGGATCCCACCCGCGAGGACCCGCCGGGGGCCTGA
- a CDS encoding cytochrome P450: MATAAHTPRSAHPVHPAARGGCPFDPPPAYRQAQQDEPVSRVTLWDGTPTWLVTRHEEVKAVLGDARFSSDSTRAGFPFVSAGTRQLSTGQPTFIRMDDPEHARLRRMLTGEFMIKKVEALRPEIQRIADDLLDRMTAGRTSGDLLREFALPLPSLVICLLLGVPYQDHDFFQECSRVLLRRDSSAEEVEAAQRRLADYLVGLTDSKRTDPDDGILSRLVARGELDSREIGAMGRLLLVAGHETTANMTALSVLALLRNPDQLAHLRAHPESVAGAVEELLRYLTIVHSGLTRVATEDVTVAGVRIGAGEGVICMVNTANRDEQEFPDGDALDLTRDARRHLAFGFGVHQCLGQPLARLELQIALNTVLRRLPELRLAVPFESIRYRGEMLVYGVHELPVAW; this comes from the coding sequence ATGGCCACTGCCGCTCACACCCCCCGCTCCGCCCACCCCGTCCACCCCGCCGCCCGCGGCGGCTGCCCCTTCGACCCGCCGCCCGCCTACCGCCAGGCCCAGCAGGACGAGCCGGTCAGCCGGGTGACCCTGTGGGACGGCACCCCCACCTGGCTGGTCACCCGCCACGAGGAGGTCAAGGCGGTGCTCGGCGACGCCCGCTTCAGCTCGGACTCCACCCGCGCCGGCTTCCCGTTCGTCAGCGCCGGCACCCGGCAGCTGAGCACCGGTCAGCCCACCTTCATCCGGATGGACGACCCGGAACACGCCCGGCTGCGCCGGATGCTCACCGGCGAGTTCATGATCAAGAAGGTCGAGGCGCTGCGCCCCGAGATCCAACGCATCGCCGACGACCTGCTGGACCGGATGACCGCCGGACGCACCTCCGGCGACCTGCTCCGCGAGTTCGCGCTCCCGCTGCCCTCCCTCGTCATCTGCCTGCTGCTCGGAGTCCCGTACCAGGACCACGACTTCTTCCAGGAGTGCAGCCGCGTCCTGCTCCGCCGCGACTCCTCGGCCGAGGAGGTCGAAGCCGCCCAGCGGAGACTGGCCGACTACCTGGTCGGGCTCACCGACTCCAAGCGGACCGACCCCGACGACGGCATCCTCAGCCGCCTGGTCGCCCGCGGCGAACTGGACAGCCGGGAGATCGGCGCGATGGGCCGCCTGCTGCTCGTCGCCGGACACGAGACCACGGCCAACATGACCGCGCTGTCCGTCCTCGCCCTGCTGCGCAACCCCGACCAGCTCGCCCACCTGCGCGCGCACCCCGAGTCCGTGGCCGGCGCGGTCGAGGAACTGCTGCGCTACCTGACCATCGTGCACTCCGGACTGACCCGGGTCGCCACCGAGGACGTCACCGTGGCCGGGGTGCGGATCGGCGCCGGGGAGGGCGTGATCTGCATGGTCAACACCGCCAACCGGGACGAGCAGGAGTTCCCCGACGGCGACGCCCTCGACCTGACCCGCGACGCCCGCCGTCACCTGGCCTTCGGCTTCGGCGTCCACCAGTGCCTGGGCCAGCCGCTCGCCCGCCTGGAACTGCAGATCGCCCTGAACACCGTCCTGCGGCGGCTGCCCGAACTGCGCCTGGCCGTCCCGTTCGAGTCCATCCGCTACCGCGGCGAGATGCTCGTCTACGGCGTCCACGAGCTGCCCGTCGCCTGGTGA
- a CDS encoding ferredoxin, giving the protein MLVHIDQEKCCGAGSCVLAAPEVFDQRDEDGIVVLLDAEPPADIHQAVRDAAAVCPAAAIRLEEA; this is encoded by the coding sequence ATGCTCGTCCACATCGACCAGGAGAAGTGCTGCGGCGCCGGCAGCTGCGTGCTCGCCGCCCCCGAGGTCTTCGACCAGCGGGACGAGGACGGCATCGTCGTCCTCCTCGACGCCGAACCCCCGGCCGACATCCACCAGGCCGTCCGGGACGCCGCCGCGGTCTGCCCCGCCGCCGCGATCCGGCTGGAGGAGGCGTGA
- a CDS encoding NAD(P)/FAD-dependent oxidoreductase encodes MSALSAVAVVGAGAAGLHTAEALRRAGYDGRLTLIGAEAEPPYDRPPLSKHLLGGQWTPERLTLRAPQALDDLDLDLRLGVRAERLDRRERTVQLSDGGRVRCEAVVLATGVRPRRLPGAEQPTAGAHVLRTLADALALRAELHAGARLLVVGGGLLGAEAAATAVELGAEVTWLVSTAAPLAGVLGAETAALLTGLHREHGVRIRQGTATELVRHRGRAAGVRLTDGTELTADVVLMAIGSVPDTAWLADSGVRLDDGVVCDVHCAAGPGVWAAGDAAAWPDPRTGRLRRLEQRTNATEQAQCVARNLLAGQDGARQPYEPVPYLWTDQYGLRIQAFGSPGDADRFEPVDGSLAERRYAAACVRDGHVHGAVGIASARALRQLRAQVAVHAPWHGAPA; translated from the coding sequence GTGAGCGCACTGAGCGCGGTCGCCGTCGTCGGCGCCGGCGCAGCGGGACTGCACACCGCCGAAGCGCTGCGCCGGGCCGGCTACGACGGCCGCCTCACCCTGATCGGGGCCGAGGCCGAGCCGCCGTACGACCGACCGCCGCTCTCCAAACACCTGCTCGGCGGGCAGTGGACGCCCGAGCGGCTGACCCTGCGGGCCCCGCAGGCGCTGGACGACCTCGACCTGGACCTGCGCCTGGGGGTCCGGGCCGAACGCCTCGACCGGCGGGAGCGGACGGTGCAGCTGTCCGACGGCGGGCGGGTGCGGTGCGAGGCCGTCGTCCTCGCCACCGGCGTCCGACCCCGCCGGCTGCCCGGCGCCGAGCAGCCGACAGCCGGCGCCCACGTGCTGCGCACCCTCGCCGACGCCCTCGCCCTGCGCGCCGAACTCCACGCAGGTGCAAGGCTGTTGGTGGTCGGCGGCGGCCTGCTCGGCGCCGAGGCGGCGGCCACCGCCGTCGAGCTCGGTGCCGAGGTGACCTGGCTGGTGTCCACCGCCGCACCCCTGGCCGGCGTCCTCGGCGCCGAGACGGCCGCGCTGCTGACCGGCCTGCACCGCGAGCACGGGGTGCGGATCCGGCAGGGCACGGCCACGGAGCTCGTCCGGCACCGCGGCCGGGCCGCCGGCGTACGGCTCACGGACGGCACCGAACTCACCGCCGACGTCGTCCTGATGGCCATCGGATCCGTGCCGGACACCGCATGGCTGGCCGACAGCGGCGTCCGGCTCGACGACGGCGTGGTCTGCGACGTCCACTGCGCCGCCGGCCCCGGCGTCTGGGCCGCCGGCGACGCCGCCGCCTGGCCCGACCCCCGCACCGGGCGCCTGCGCCGCCTCGAACAGCGCACCAACGCCACCGAACAGGCGCAGTGCGTCGCCCGCAACCTGCTGGCCGGCCAGGACGGCGCCCGCCAGCCCTACGAACCGGTCCCGTACCTGTGGACCGACCAGTACGGGCTGCGCATCCAGGCCTTCGGCAGCCCGGGCGACGCCGACCGCTTCGAGCCCGTCGACGGCAGCCTCGCGGAGCGCCGCTACGCCGCCGCCTGCGTACGCGACGGGCACGTCCACGGCGCGGTGGGCATCGCCTCCGCCCGGGCACTGCGGCAGCTGCGCGCCCAGGTCGCGGTGCACGCACCGTGGCACGGCGCCCCGGCCTGA